In a single window of the Terriglobus roseus genome:
- a CDS encoding class I SAM-dependent methyltransferase, producing the protein MASTPQTEHTTQTERTQTWDAARYAANGRFVANLAGEVLSMLDAKAGEHILDLGCGDGALTERIAASGAEVTGCDADASMLAAAKLRGLTTVQADMRLLPFHGEFDAVFSNAALHWVTDQTSVIRGIHRALKPGGRFVAEMGGLGNIASLRTALSAVLRRFHLDAEAIGGSFYPSEADYRALLEANGFRVVTMALVPRPTLVKAGMEEWLRTFRSGVLARLPELDREPVIAEVTDLLRPMLCDGSGQWWADYVRLRFHVERD; encoded by the coding sequence ATGGCCAGCACACCACAGACAGAGCACACGACGCAAACGGAACGTACACAAACCTGGGATGCCGCGCGGTATGCGGCCAACGGGCGCTTCGTCGCCAATCTTGCCGGCGAAGTGCTCTCGATGTTGGATGCAAAAGCCGGCGAACACATCCTGGACCTGGGCTGCGGTGACGGTGCCCTGACGGAACGCATTGCGGCGAGCGGTGCGGAAGTCACCGGCTGCGACGCGGACGCGTCGATGCTGGCTGCGGCAAAGCTGCGTGGATTGACGACTGTCCAGGCTGACATGCGCTTGCTTCCCTTTCACGGCGAGTTCGACGCGGTATTCTCCAACGCCGCACTGCACTGGGTGACGGATCAGACCAGCGTGATCCGAGGCATACACCGGGCGCTGAAGCCTGGCGGACGCTTCGTTGCGGAGATGGGCGGACTCGGCAATATCGCCTCCCTTCGGACGGCTCTGTCGGCCGTTTTGAGACGATTCCATCTGGACGCCGAAGCGATTGGTGGTTCCTTCTATCCGTCCGAGGCAGATTACCGGGCTCTGCTGGAAGCGAATGGCTTCCGCGTGGTGACGATGGCACTTGTGCCGCGGCCGACGCTGGTGAAGGCGGGCATGGAGGAATGGCTCAGAACCTTCCGCAGCGGCGTTCTGGCGCGCCTTCCCGAATTAGATCGCGAGCCGGTCATTGCCGAGGTCACAGATCTGTTGCGACCGATGCTTTGTGATGGCAGCGGTCAGTGGTGGGCCGACTACGTCCGGCTGCGATTTCATGTCGAGCGTGACTGA
- a CDS encoding flagellar FlbD family protein, giving the protein MIELTRLNGHPMVVNSDLIKHAEAIPDTTLTLVTGEKLVVLESCAQVTARILRYRAHVLAEAWPSAETAIAAHNALRLAIDAERRAND; this is encoded by the coding sequence ATGATCGAACTCACACGTCTCAACGGACACCCGATGGTCGTCAACAGCGACCTGATCAAGCACGCAGAGGCCATCCCCGACACAACGCTGACGCTCGTCACCGGCGAAAAGCTGGTGGTACTTGAGAGCTGCGCCCAGGTCACGGCGCGCATCCTGCGTTATCGCGCACATGTGCTGGCTGAGGCATGGCCCTCCGCCGAGACAGCCATTGCCGCACACAACGCGCTGCGCCTTGCCATCGACGCCGAACGCCGGGCCAACGACTAG
- a CDS encoding flagellar motor protein, translating to MDLASIGGIVIALVAILGAMMMEGGSIGQITQLTAAIIVIGGTVGAVSVQFPLNILLASLKGILGVFLHKGHDDEAVLKQIVEFANKARKSGIVSLDSDLAGVRDPFLKQGLMLAVDGTESGEVRKILQLEIDNKSEMEEKVPQVLESAGAFAPTVGIIGAVLGLIQVMQHLDNIDEVGKGIAVAFVATIYGVALANLFCLPAAGKLKIRHKEHVMMQEMMLEGVISILEGLNPRMIETKLKTFISNPSAEAKA from the coding sequence ATGGATCTCGCAAGCATTGGTGGCATCGTCATCGCTCTTGTCGCCATTTTGGGCGCCATGATGATGGAGGGCGGCAGCATCGGCCAGATCACCCAGCTGACCGCCGCCATCATCGTGATCGGCGGCACAGTGGGTGCAGTCAGCGTGCAGTTCCCGCTCAATATCCTTCTTGCATCGCTCAAAGGCATCCTGGGTGTGTTTCTACACAAGGGACATGATGACGAGGCTGTCCTGAAGCAGATCGTCGAGTTCGCCAATAAGGCCCGTAAGAGCGGCATCGTGTCGCTGGATAGTGATCTTGCTGGCGTCCGAGATCCCTTCCTGAAGCAGGGCCTGATGCTGGCCGTGGACGGTACCGAGTCCGGTGAGGTCCGCAAGATTCTGCAGCTTGAGATCGACAACAAAAGCGAGATGGAGGAGAAGGTTCCCCAGGTGCTGGAGTCCGCAGGCGCCTTCGCACCGACCGTCGGCATCATCGGTGCGGTGCTTGGCCTGATCCAGGTAATGCAGCACCTCGACAACATTGACGAGGTGGGTAAAGGCATTGCGGTTGCCTTCGTCGCGACGATCTATGGCGTGGCACTGGCGAACCTGTTCTGCCTGCCTGCGGCGGGCAAGCTGAAAATCCGCCACAAGGAGCACGTCATGATGCAGGAGATGATGCTTGAAGGCGTCATCAGCATCCTGGAAGGCCTGAATCCGCGCATGATCGAGACGAAGCTGAAGACTTTCATCTCGAACCCGAGCGCGGAGGCTAAGGCTTAG
- a CDS encoding flagellar motor protein MotB, whose protein sequence is MGKKKHAEHVNHERWLVSWADLLTLLFAFFVVMFASSVSDKKKSAKMAAAMQTAFQQNGVFEAHAAKPPLAPGGGTSSGDPNPLEMPIESSQAKSYGDAARKAIEASIAPALQQHLVRMREAEDGITLSLDSAGFFASGSAEVKASVKPILAKLAAALPQGALRVEGHTDNQPIHTVQFRSNWELSTARAASIAEVLMQRSLVSPADFTIAGYGEFHPVSGNDTEAGRAANRRVDIVLLRPKTGAVIKKEGPPRPTI, encoded by the coding sequence GTGGGCAAGAAAAAGCACGCCGAACACGTCAATCACGAGCGCTGGCTCGTCTCCTGGGCCGATTTGCTTACGCTGTTGTTCGCATTCTTCGTGGTGATGTTCGCGTCAAGCGTCAGCGATAAGAAGAAGTCCGCGAAGATGGCCGCGGCAATGCAGACTGCCTTCCAGCAGAACGGTGTCTTCGAGGCACACGCTGCGAAACCGCCGCTCGCGCCCGGTGGGGGCACGTCCAGCGGCGATCCCAATCCACTGGAAATGCCGATCGAAAGCTCCCAAGCAAAGAGCTATGGCGATGCCGCCAGGAAGGCCATCGAAGCGTCGATCGCGCCTGCATTGCAACAGCACTTGGTCAGGATGCGTGAAGCGGAGGACGGCATCACGCTGTCTCTCGATAGCGCTGGATTCTTTGCTTCGGGATCCGCCGAGGTGAAGGCGTCGGTCAAGCCGATCCTTGCAAAGCTTGCCGCAGCTCTGCCGCAGGGTGCGCTCCGCGTGGAAGGCCACACGGACAACCAGCCGATCCACACTGTTCAGTTCCGCAGCAACTGGGAGTTGTCCACGGCGCGCGCTGCCTCTATCGCAGAGGTGCTGATGCAGCGCAGTCTTGTCTCACCCGCCGACTTCACCATCGCAGGTTATGGTGAATTCCATCCTGTCTCGGGGAACGACACGGAGGCCGGACGCGCAGCAAATCGTCGCGTAGACATTGTGCTGCTACGACCGAAGACCGGTGCTGTGATCAAGAAGGAAGGTCCGCCAAGGCCGACGATATGA
- a CDS encoding DedA family protein — translation MTEKIINFLLPYVTHLISAIGYPGVALLMAIESACIPLPSEIIMPFAGFVVDQGKMNLYAAATAGAIGCNIGSVIAYWIGAYGGRPLVEKFGRYVLMSKHDLDRVDGYFQKYGDITVLIGRLLPVVRTFIALPAGIARMPQLRFHIYTFLGSWPWCFALAYVGMKAGASWNDPHSMLKRVLHKADAAIIVLVLAGIIWFVWSHLKNRDQEAAA, via the coding sequence ATGACCGAAAAAATCATTAACTTTCTTCTGCCGTACGTCACGCACCTGATCTCGGCGATCGGCTATCCCGGCGTCGCGCTTCTGATGGCGATTGAATCCGCATGCATACCGCTGCCCAGCGAGATCATCATGCCCTTTGCGGGCTTCGTCGTCGACCAGGGCAAGATGAACCTCTACGCCGCCGCGACGGCAGGTGCCATTGGCTGCAACATCGGCTCTGTCATCGCCTACTGGATCGGCGCGTACGGCGGGCGTCCGCTGGTGGAGAAGTTCGGCCGCTACGTCCTGATGAGCAAGCACGACCTGGACCGTGTTGACGGCTATTTTCAGAAGTACGGCGACATCACGGTCCTGATTGGCCGACTGCTGCCGGTTGTGCGGACGTTCATCGCGCTGCCCGCAGGCATCGCGCGCATGCCGCAGTTGCGTTTCCACATCTATACATTTCTGGGTTCCTGGCCCTGGTGCTTTGCGCTCGCTTATGTCGGTATGAAGGCCGGTGCTAGCTGGAACGATCCACACAGCATGTTGAAGCGCGTGCTGCATAAGGCCGACGCAGCCATCATCGTGCTCGTGCTCGCCGGCATCATCTGGTTCGTCTGGAGCCACCTGAAGAACCGCGATCAGGAAGCAGCAGCGTAG
- a CDS encoding chlorite dismutase family protein: MAETVTAPETPTNSAHTVTPVTAAPAVTGGRPASSYGAAPATHGGPPVKRQIVAFSFYKILPEWKRLPAAEKAAMKTAFVEVIDRWNKPGEFLTLTYSTVGTRGDVDMCVWSICYSVEEMNRMRSELLSTPLGGYLETPHSFLSMTKRSQYQIDREDESEGEGRGAIRPGGHKYIFVYPFWKTRPWYLLSLEERRRLMEEHIRVGLAYPRVKLNTTYSFGIDDQEFVVAFETNFPEDFVDLVQQLRETEISMYTLKDFPIFSCVRVTPADMLDRLG; encoded by the coding sequence ATGGCTGAGACTGTAACCGCGCCCGAGACCCCGACTAATTCCGCACACACCGTCACACCGGTAACGGCTGCGCCTGCAGTCACGGGCGGACGGCCCGCGAGCAGCTATGGCGCTGCTCCGGCCACGCATGGTGGCCCACCGGTCAAGCGGCAGATTGTTGCCTTCTCTTTCTACAAGATCCTCCCCGAGTGGAAGCGCCTGCCCGCCGCCGAGAAGGCTGCAATGAAGACTGCGTTCGTCGAGGTGATCGACCGCTGGAACAAGCCCGGCGAATTCCTGACGCTGACCTACTCGACCGTTGGAACGCGTGGCGATGTGGATATGTGCGTCTGGTCCATCTGCTACTCGGTCGAAGAGATGAACCGCATGCGCAGCGAACTGCTCTCGACTCCGCTCGGCGGCTACCTTGAGACCCCGCACAGCTTCCTCTCCATGACGAAGCGTTCGCAGTACCAGATCGACCGTGAGGATGAAAGCGAAGGCGAAGGCCGTGGCGCAATCCGTCCCGGCGGCCACAAGTACATCTTCGTCTACCCGTTCTGGAAGACCCGTCCGTGGTACCTGCTGTCGCTGGAAGAGCGCCGACGCCTGATGGAAGAGCACATCCGCGTTGGCCTGGCCTACCCGCGCGTCAAGCTGAATACAACGTACTCATTCGGCATCGACGACCAGGAGTTCGTCGTCGCGTTTGAGACGAATTTCCCTGAAGATTTTGTCGACCTGGTGCAGCAGCTTCGCGAGACCGAGATCAGCATGTACACGCTGAAGGACTTCCCGATCTTCTCGTGCGTGCGCGTTACGCCCGCCGACATGCTGGATCGACTGGGCTAA
- the nth gene encoding endonuclease III encodes MAKVVKPAKPLPARKAISPAAAKGIRARQIAASEPVAPKKAAGRTKKPLAPERIAAIIDALAKTYPDAVCALHHSNAWELTVATILSAQCTDARVNMVTPALFHAYPTPKAMAHATPEELQPILSSLSFFRMKAKSLVGAAKVVTEEFGGKVPQTMDEMLRIPGAARKTSNVVLGSWYGIASGVVVDTHVLRLSRRLELTENDDPVKVERDLMQIIPQTEWINFSHRLIHHGRQICDARKPKCVDCSLETLCNSGDKTWASH; translated from the coding sequence ATGGCCAAAGTCGTTAAGCCGGCAAAGCCGCTGCCAGCCAGGAAGGCGATCTCACCTGCGGCCGCGAAGGGGATACGAGCGCGGCAGATTGCTGCGTCCGAACCCGTCGCGCCGAAGAAGGCTGCTGGCAGGACGAAGAAACCCTTGGCACCGGAGCGCATCGCTGCCATTATTGATGCGCTGGCGAAGACATATCCGGACGCCGTCTGCGCGTTGCACCACAGCAATGCTTGGGAACTTACCGTTGCCACGATCCTCTCGGCGCAATGCACGGACGCGCGCGTGAACATGGTGACACCGGCGCTCTTCCACGCATATCCGACGCCGAAGGCGATGGCGCACGCGACGCCGGAAGAGCTGCAGCCGATTCTGAGTTCCTTGTCCTTCTTCCGCATGAAAGCGAAGTCGCTGGTCGGCGCGGCGAAGGTCGTTACGGAGGAGTTCGGCGGAAAAGTTCCGCAGACCATGGACGAGATGCTGCGTATTCCAGGAGCTGCACGCAAGACATCCAACGTGGTGCTCGGCAGCTGGTACGGCATAGCGTCCGGCGTGGTCGTGGACACACATGTCCTGCGGCTGTCGAGACGGCTGGAACTCACCGAGAACGACGATCCGGTGAAGGTCGAGCGCGACCTGATGCAGATCATTCCGCAGACGGAGTGGATCAACTTCTCCCATCGCCTGATCCATCATGGTCGACAAATCTGTGACGCGCGTAAGCCGAAATGCGTGGACTGTTCGCTGGAGACACTCTGCAATTCTGGCGACAAGACCTGGGCATCGCATTAA
- a CDS encoding SulP family inorganic anion transporter: MVPGLDTVGHYPANELEIELKATDVRIELLAGLTAALSLVPEVVGFALVAHVNPLTGLYAAFIICLIAALWGGRPGMISGAAGSMAVVSAGLVVQHGVEYLFATIILTGILQMLFAAFRLGKLIRMVPHPVMLGFVNGLAIIIASAQLQHFHVHRPDGTEGWLAPAGLLTMLGLVAVTVLVTVLLPRLTRSFPSALAGILAATAVAFALGIRTRTVGDLASIHGTLPVFHLPQIPYTFATLQIILPYALILAVIGLVETLLTLNLIDEITDTIGQPNRESMAQGAGNLVGALFGGMGGCAMIGQSMINLNAGGRRRLSGVAAGAFLLSFILVASRLIERIPLAALVGVMFVVSAETFNWKSLRNMFRIPGHDTLVMVVVTLVTVLTNLAVAVVAGIVIAALVFAWDHAQQLDVEIAQTTEAKRYLLRGSLFFASAAQFTRFFTPKEDPADVYVQFDHARIMDSSALEAIEALAGRYRALGKTLHVRGLSENCDRLLRRKDGKVTLLPPESFDIA; encoded by the coding sequence ATGGTCCCGGGACTTGACACGGTCGGACATTACCCCGCAAACGAGTTGGAGATCGAACTGAAAGCTACAGACGTACGGATTGAGTTACTGGCTGGACTGACCGCGGCCCTGTCGTTGGTCCCCGAGGTGGTCGGCTTCGCACTGGTAGCACATGTAAATCCGCTCACAGGCCTGTACGCCGCGTTCATCATCTGCCTGATCGCGGCACTGTGGGGCGGTCGGCCCGGCATGATCTCTGGGGCTGCCGGCTCCATGGCCGTAGTGTCGGCGGGTCTGGTGGTGCAGCACGGCGTGGAGTACCTGTTCGCAACCATCATCCTCACCGGCATTCTGCAGATGCTCTTCGCCGCGTTTCGGCTGGGCAAGTTGATCCGCATGGTGCCCCATCCCGTCATGCTTGGCTTCGTGAATGGCCTGGCGATCATCATCGCGTCCGCCCAGTTACAGCACTTCCATGTGCACAGACCAGACGGTACAGAGGGATGGCTGGCACCAGCAGGATTGCTCACGATGCTGGGGCTGGTAGCGGTGACCGTGCTTGTCACTGTTCTGCTGCCAAGGTTGACACGATCCTTCCCGTCTGCGCTTGCCGGTATCCTTGCCGCAACAGCAGTCGCTTTCGCGCTTGGCATCCGTACGCGAACCGTTGGCGACCTGGCATCCATCCATGGGACACTGCCCGTCTTTCACCTGCCACAAATTCCCTACACCTTCGCGACGCTCCAGATCATCCTGCCGTACGCGCTGATCCTGGCGGTCATCGGTCTGGTCGAGACGCTGCTGACGCTGAACCTGATCGACGAAATCACCGACACGATTGGCCAACCAAACCGCGAGTCAATGGCACAGGGCGCAGGCAATCTTGTTGGAGCGCTCTTCGGCGGCATGGGCGGTTGCGCCATGATTGGGCAGAGCATGATCAACCTGAACGCCGGTGGGCGCCGACGGCTGTCCGGCGTTGCAGCAGGCGCATTCCTGCTGTCGTTCATCCTCGTCGCATCTCGACTGATTGAGCGGATCCCGCTGGCCGCGCTGGTCGGTGTGATGTTCGTTGTCTCCGCAGAGACCTTCAACTGGAAGAGCCTGCGCAATATGTTTCGGATTCCCGGCCATGACACGCTCGTGATGGTCGTGGTGACGCTCGTGACTGTTCTGACAAACCTTGCAGTGGCGGTGGTCGCTGGCATCGTGATCGCGGCGCTCGTCTTTGCATGGGACCATGCGCAACAGTTGGATGTGGAGATCGCGCAGACGACCGAGGCGAAACGGTATCTGCTGCGTGGCAGTCTATTCTTCGCATCCGCAGCGCAGTTCACGCGATTCTTCACACCGAAGGAAGATCCGGCAGACGTGTACGTGCAATTCGATCACGCACGCATCATGGACTCGTCCGCACTCGAGGCGATTGAAGCTCTGGCAGGTCGTTACCGCGCGCTGGGCAAGACGTTGCATGTACGAGGTCTCAGTGAGAACTGTGACCGGCTGCTGCGCCGCAAGGATGGCAAGGTGACCCTGCTGCCGCCCGAGTCTTTCGACATCGCCTGA
- a CDS encoding uroporphyrinogen-III synthase: MAARVLVTRAPHQASALGDALIAYGLRVVSIPTIALAPPADDYASLDRELTQLDEYDWLLFTSANAVAVFAERLEDQAVPLSCGIASIGAATTKALREAGFPVRLQAQTAIAESLAKSLVPHAKGSKMLLVRAEQGRDVLIDTLTDAGAEVTLSPAYRSIIPMESVDRLKRELPNVHAITFTSSSAVQNLFALMDAAKVTLPPGIVLASIGPITTATLRDLGHKPTIEARDASVAALASAVATALRNQ, translated from the coding sequence TTGGCAGCTCGGGTTCTGGTCACACGCGCGCCCCACCAGGCGTCTGCCCTTGGCGACGCACTCATTGCGTACGGTCTGCGCGTGGTGTCGATTCCCACCATCGCTCTGGCTCCGCCTGCGGACGACTACGCATCGCTCGATCGCGAACTCACGCAGCTCGACGAGTACGACTGGCTGCTCTTCACGTCAGCCAACGCCGTCGCTGTCTTTGCCGAGCGACTGGAGGATCAGGCCGTCCCACTCAGCTGCGGCATCGCAAGCATCGGCGCCGCCACAACCAAGGCACTGCGCGAGGCAGGCTTTCCCGTGCGCCTGCAGGCACAGACCGCGATCGCGGAATCACTCGCCAAGTCGCTTGTGCCCCACGCCAAGGGATCGAAGATGCTCCTCGTGCGTGCAGAGCAGGGCCGTGACGTCCTGATCGATACGCTTACCGATGCCGGGGCCGAAGTCACGCTCAGTCCCGCGTATCGCAGCATCATTCCCATGGAATCGGTGGATCGCCTTAAGCGCGAACTGCCGAACGTGCACGCCATCACCTTCACCAGCTCGTCTGCTGTGCAGAATCTCTTCGCCTTGATGGACGCGGCAAAGGTGACGCTGCCGCCCGGCATCGTGCTCGCTTCGATCGGTCCAATCACCACAGCCACGCTGCGCGATCTGGGCCACAAGCCGACCATTGAAGCCCGGGATGCAAGTGTCGCCGCACTCGCCAGCGCGGTGGCCACGGCGCTGCGAAACCAGTAG
- the hemC gene encoding hydroxymethylbilane synthase → MHLRIGSRGSRLALWQSNHIAAHLRALGHTAEIIIIRTTGDRLQDPAFAASVLGPDGKIPANIDGKGIFIKEIEEALEGGSIDLAVHSLKDLPTQLDARFTLAAIPERADPRDVLLVPEWLQIHTLPSNARIGTTSPRRIAQLRSHNPEFQFVAIRGNIDTRIRKLGRGDCDALVLAAAGLDRLGSRLLKPVDLDPLHPEFGRKPHIECITHPDHDHLADHFDGDSHRHGEDLPGQADWIRQRFDPEMMCPAPGQGALAIETRANDAATIAAIKPLDNAHTRYAVEAERWLLHALGGGCSLPVGALCTEVDGVAKLQSTVVSPDGEAMATVTLFATAGESAESLGTRAANDLIAQGARELLAGDFAMADAE, encoded by the coding sequence ATGCACCTTCGCATTGGATCGCGCGGCTCCCGGCTCGCGCTCTGGCAATCGAACCACATCGCCGCACACCTGCGCGCGCTTGGCCACACCGCGGAGATCATCATTATCCGCACCACCGGCGACCGCCTGCAGGATCCCGCCTTCGCTGCCAGCGTGCTCGGCCCGGACGGCAAGATCCCCGCTAACATCGACGGCAAGGGCATCTTCATCAAAGAGATCGAAGAGGCGCTCGAGGGCGGCTCCATCGACCTCGCCGTGCACTCGCTCAAAGACCTGCCGACACAGCTTGATGCTCGTTTCACACTCGCTGCCATCCCGGAGCGTGCCGACCCTCGCGACGTGCTGTTGGTGCCCGAATGGCTGCAGATTCACACACTGCCATCGAATGCACGCATCGGCACGACTTCGCCGCGTCGCATCGCACAACTACGGTCGCACAACCCAGAGTTCCAGTTCGTCGCCATTCGCGGGAACATCGACACACGCATTCGCAAGCTCGGTCGAGGCGACTGCGACGCACTGGTACTCGCGGCAGCCGGTCTTGACCGCCTTGGATCTAGACTGTTGAAGCCCGTCGACCTCGATCCGTTGCACCCCGAGTTCGGCCGCAAGCCGCACATCGAATGCATCACGCATCCTGATCACGATCATCTGGCCGACCACTTCGATGGCGATAGCCATCGGCACGGCGAAGACCTGCCAGGGCAGGCCGACTGGATTCGCCAGCGCTTCGACCCGGAGATGATGTGCCCCGCGCCCGGACAGGGCGCACTCGCCATCGAAACGCGCGCAAACGATGCCGCAACCATTGCCGCAATCAAGCCGCTCGACAACGCCCACACGCGTTACGCCGTAGAGGCGGAACGCTGGCTGCTGCACGCGCTTGGCGGCGGCTGCTCACTGCCCGTAGGCGCCCTCTGTACGGAAGTGGACGGTGTCGCAAAGCTGCAGTCGACCGTCGTTTCACCGGACGGTGAAGCGATGGCAACGGTTACGCTCTTCGCTACAGCGGGCGAGTCCGCCGAGAGCCTCGGCACGCGTGCCGCAAACGACCTGATCGCGCAGGGAGCGCGAGAGCTGCTGGCGGGAGACTTCGCCATGGCGGACGCGGAGTAA
- the hemA gene encoding glutamyl-tRNA reductase gives MSLSLLGVNHNSAPIDVRERLAIAPGRLADATRSLLHHPGVREGLILSTCNRVELIMEHESASDLHSFLSDYFSVPTSVLAPHLYEFREQEAVRHLFRVASSLDSMVVGEPQILGQVKESYSVAREVGAVSSTLERLLQSAFTVAKKVRTETEIGSSSVSIASVAADLAKQIFGSLKGKQVLLVGAGKMSELAARHLIAQGASSILVANRTPERAQRLAEQFHGLAVPFADLQKHAPKADIIVTGTGAREHLFNVREAQAILQVRRGRPVFFIDIAVPRDVDPAVNGVDGAFVYSVDDLQQVAAKNMNARAEEAAAAEQIVSDEVNRFAARLQTLDAIPGILALQQHAEQLRLSELDRARTRLSSLTPEQQEAVDALTRSMMNKFLHTPMTGLRKSANEGDSATLSLIQRLFSRDR, from the coding sequence TTGAGCCTGTCACTACTTGGCGTTAACCATAATTCGGCTCCGATCGACGTGCGCGAACGGCTCGCGATTGCCCCGGGCCGCCTTGCCGATGCGACGCGTTCTCTGCTGCATCATCCCGGCGTGCGCGAGGGCCTGATCCTGTCCACCTGCAACCGGGTGGAACTGATCATGGAGCACGAGTCGGCCAGCGACCTTCACAGCTTCCTGTCGGACTACTTCTCCGTCCCGACTTCGGTGCTCGCCCCCCACCTCTATGAATTCCGCGAGCAGGAAGCGGTGCGTCACCTCTTCCGTGTCGCCTCGTCCCTCGACAGCATGGTCGTTGGCGAGCCGCAGATCCTGGGGCAGGTGAAAGAGAGCTACAGCGTTGCGCGCGAGGTTGGAGCAGTCTCATCCACGCTGGAACGGCTGCTCCAATCGGCGTTTACCGTTGCCAAGAAGGTCCGTACCGAGACCGAGATCGGTTCCTCGTCCGTCTCCATCGCGTCCGTCGCCGCAGATCTCGCCAAGCAGATCTTCGGTTCGCTGAAAGGCAAGCAGGTGCTGCTCGTCGGCGCGGGCAAGATGAGTGAACTGGCTGCACGCCATCTCATCGCGCAGGGTGCCAGCTCCATCCTTGTCGCCAATCGCACGCCGGAGCGTGCACAGCGTCTGGCAGAGCAGTTCCATGGTCTTGCCGTCCCATTTGCTGACCTTCAGAAGCACGCGCCCAAGGCCGACATCATTGTCACCGGCACCGGCGCACGCGAACACCTGTTTAACGTCCGCGAAGCGCAGGCCATCCTGCAGGTGCGCCGGGGCCGCCCCGTATTCTTCATCGACATTGCCGTGCCACGGGACGTGGATCCCGCCGTCAATGGTGTCGACGGTGCCTTCGTCTACTCCGTCGACGACCTGCAACAGGTAGCTGCAAAGAACATGAACGCACGCGCCGAGGAGGCCGCAGCAGCCGAGCAGATCGTCTCCGACGAGGTCAATCGCTTCGCCGCTCGCCTTCAGACGCTGGATGCCATTCCCGGCATCCTCGCTCTGCAACAGCACGCCGAGCAGCTGCGCCTCTCCGAACTCGACCGCGCCCGCACCAGGCTGAGCTCACTGACACCAGAGCAGCAGGAAGCCGTCGACGCGCTCACCCGCTCGATGATGAACAAATTCCTGCACACCCCTATGACCGGCCTGCGCAAGAGCGCGAACGAGGGTGACTCCGCAACACTCAGCCTCATCCAGCGCCTCTTCAGCCGCGACCGCTAG
- the ccsA gene encoding cytochrome c biogenesis protein CcsA, producing the protein MSLFWLKVAVILYGVASLAVLPAVLYDRPRWRLLAVPAAVAALLFHFVSVAEMLNAAHRFVPVNASEVQAVLGLLLASAFLAVYARYRTLTVGVVLLPAVFLLGVLPAFAPGRRQLDVPLLHSAWLWLHIGLLLAAYAALCVSVLASVLYLIQERRLKSRTSAGMLSKLPPLETTDQIALKSLLIGLPCMTAGLLIGTALAQMTYGAAYFRDPKVLLSFAMWIAYVAMIAIRRSSGLRGRRAVWLSSFVFFIMLAVWSADTVSSVHQFAGRP; encoded by the coding sequence ATGTCGCTATTCTGGCTCAAAGTCGCGGTCATTCTCTACGGCGTCGCCTCTCTGGCGGTGCTGCCGGCCGTGCTCTATGACCGGCCCCGCTGGCGCCTGTTGGCGGTGCCCGCCGCTGTTGCCGCGCTGCTCTTCCATTTCGTCTCCGTGGCAGAGATGCTGAACGCCGCCCACCGTTTCGTTCCGGTCAACGCAAGCGAGGTCCAGGCGGTCCTCGGCCTGCTGCTCGCATCGGCATTTCTCGCTGTCTACGCGCGATACCGAACCCTGACCGTCGGCGTCGTGCTGCTGCCCGCTGTGTTCCTCCTGGGTGTGCTCCCCGCCTTCGCGCCCGGCCGCCGTCAACTGGACGTCCCGCTGCTCCACTCGGCATGGCTATGGCTCCACATCGGCCTGCTGTTGGCAGCCTATGCGGCGCTTTGCGTCTCGGTGCTGGCGTCCGTGCTCTACCTGATCCAGGAACGCCGTCTCAAGTCGCGTACCTCGGCCGGCATGTTGAGCAAGCTGCCGCCGCTGGAGACGACTGACCAGATCGCGCTCAAATCTCTGCTGATCGGCCTGCCGTGCATGACCGCGGGGCTTCTGATTGGCACCGCACTGGCGCAGATGACCTACGGCGCCGCCTACTTTCGCGACCCCAAGGTGCTGCTCTCGTTCGCGATGTGGATCGCCTACGTAGCCATGATCGCTATCCGGCGCAGCAGCGGTCTGCGCGGACGCCGCGCTGTCTGGCTCAGTTCCTTCGTTTTCTTCATTATGCTGGCCGTTTGGTCGGCAGACACGGTTAGTAGCGTCCACCAGTTTGCGGGGCGCCCTTGA